The region ATATAAATTATGTtaccatatataatatataaatatatatagcatttttacatgtttttatgggacataaATTATATTGCTGTATAGTCCTTTCCACCTTgccttttttcttacatttttgggATTTAGCCCTGTTGATGCGAGTAGCTATAGTTTATTTGTTTGAACACCTGTATGTTTCATTGTGTGAATGTTCCAATATACATTATCCATCCTCCTGCCAGTGGATGTGCAGGCTTCTAGTGTTTCACCACTGCATGCAGTATTACACCAGATGCTCTCGTATCTTTCTCCTGGTGTTCCTCTGTAGGGGTCTGAGGAGAGTGTACTTAGGGATGTTTGCCCGCCTTGCTTGCCCACCAGTGTGCCCTCCTACCAGCAGTGCATGAGAATTCTTTCCCCACATTCTTGTCCACATTTGGTGTTCAGCTGATGGCATGATGTCCTAACACAGTCGCCCAagtattccttttttcttttttggggggtgggagtggggaggacgggcgaggtaattaggtttatttataaggaagtactggggattgaacccaggacctcatacacacgaagctaagcacgcactccagcactgagctgtatcctctgCCACCAAGGATTCCTTTTTAAATGCTGGGCTGCGCCCCGCCTCTGCCCAGAACGTGCAGTACTCCTCATTTCACGCGGAGTAAAAGCCTGTGATGCCCAACGTGGCACGGCCCTCgtacctcccacctcccctcactcactcagctctagcctcactgaccttgcTGCTCCTTGGACGTGGCGGGCATCCTGCCTCATGGTCTTTGCTCTGATCGCTCCATATGCTTGGAACACTCTCCCACCAGGTCTCCACCAAGCAAACGCCCTGACTGGCTTCACCATAGAGAGATTCATTCCACAGATACCCTATAGTGTCTGCAGTTAAGCCAGGTGCTGTTCTAGATGGGGATACGGTAGGGAGTAAAGCCTGGGAAATCCCTGCTCCAGCCTGGAGGAGGTAAACTTTGGAGCCGACAGTTTGAGCCTGAACAGGGACAGTGCCCTGAGGGTCTATCAGTTAGTGTCAGCTTTCACTTGATTCTCCAGATGGGAGAGTGGTGCCTGTCCCCTATTCTCAGCTGTGCCTGATGGCTCTAGTCCAGAACTGATCTGGTTCAGCCTTCCGAGAGAGTGAACTGCAAGAATTCTAGACTGAGGGATGGGATCCCCTACCGACTTCCATCAGTCCTAGATTTATTGCCTACCCAGATCCCGCCTTCACACAGGAGGCACCTGATATGTCCGTTACTGTCACTCATCACACTAATAGAATTTCTCCTGTTAAACCATCCTTCATGCATGGGACAAAGGCTGTACCATCTCTCCACCCCCCTTTCCTGATTTGCCTTCTGTGATATAATGACTCTAGGACAGCGgcgtgggggcggggagaggcggTCGGAGGGAGCAAGCACAAGCTTCAAAGGAAAGGCCGGGGTTTGTGCAGGAAGCGTGAGCACACCTGACAGGTTAATTAAAATACTTTCACTTCAAGAGTGGTTTTGTGGAGAATATTAAAAGGGTTTGGGGTGGGTGGTTTCTCTGCTGGCACTTTCTTATTCACTCTCCCCCAGGGATGGCCTGTCAGCAGTCTGTGTTTTAATGTTTCAGGTTCGGAAACCGGAACCGAGAACAGAGAGTTGATTCCAAAGCAAGAAACTCTAGACGAAGTGGAGCCCCAGGAGCAGCTACCAGGGTCCCAGGAGCGCCTGTCTTGCGAGTGGGGTGAGGCGCATGAGGACAGGGCAGAAGAGCACTCAGGGAAGCCCTCATCACTGAAACTTGAACATTCTCCTGAAGAGCCGGGAGTCCCCGGAATCTCAGATCTCCAGAACGGccccagagaagagagagactCCAAAATCAGTGAACTGGGGAAGAGCATCAGAAGTTCAGACTCTGTTCTTTGTCAGCACGTGCAGACCGCAGAGAGTCCCCTGCTGGGTGACGGCCGTGGGGACAGCTGCAAACACAGCTTAGCTGTGGTAAAACCCCACAAAAATATTGACCAGGAGGGAAATCGCCAGGGTCCGGGCCTTTTGGAGACCCCAAGACGGTTCCCAGAAGAAAGACCTTACAAATGCGATAAATGTGTGAAGGGTTTTAAACAGCGTTCTGACCTCTTGAAGCACCAGAGAACCCACACCGGGGAGAAGCCCTATAAATGCCAAGAATGTGGGAAGCGCTTCAGCCAGAGCGCCACCCTCATCAAGCACCAGAGGACGCACACGGGCGAGAAGCCATACACGTGTCCCAGGTGCGGGGACCGCTTCAGGCAGAGCTCACATCTCAGTCGGCATCAAAGGATCCATCTGGGGGAGAAGAGCTACAGATGCGCCCAGTGCGGGGGCACCTGCCGGGCTGCCCACCGTGCCAGGCACCAGCGAGCACACGCCGGGGAGAGGCCCTACACGTGTGAGGAGTGTCACAAGGGCTTCAAACGGTGCTCCGACCTCGCCAAGCACCAGAGGATCCACACCGGGGAGAAGCCCTACGGGTGTTCCGCCTGCGGGAAGCGCTTCAGCCAGAGCGCCACCCTCATCAAACACCAGAGAACTCACACCGGCGAGAAGCCCTACAGGTGTCTTGAATGTGGGGAGAGCTTTAGACAGAGTTCCCACCTCATCCGACACCAAAGAATCCATAGAAATAAAGTCCCATCATCTTGACATGCTTCTGCCTGAgctgttttgtttctctctctctccctctctctctctttctgtttccagAAACCACATTCTTTGGCTTTGGAGTATTTCATTCACTGTGGATGGAATTGCCTTGGGCAACACACCTAAAACAGAGTCCGACTTCAGCCTTGGGACGTACTTGGATAGCCTATCGCCAGGACGGAGAGAGAGATGCTCAAGTCGGGAGCCGCATCAAGGAGATGCTGACATGAGCGAGGGCTGACCCGTGACGGTCTGTCCTCGTCTCTTCACGCTTCCTACCTCTGCTTTTGGACCAAACTTTGCCCACTCCAGTTACTTCCCAGAGAATGGATTTCCGTCACTTAGAACTGTCTTGCTACTTAGATGGTCAATATTTTGTAACCCAAGACACCCTGTAAAGTTCAGTGCCTACAAGAAGCACTCTGTATTTTTGACTTTGTGAAAAACTAATTTTGCAGAGTCCCTGTTGCTTTCTCATTCTTTGCTTGTTGGGTTAGCCACAGCTAAAAATTTGGATTAGAGCCTAAATCTTTCTTACTATCTTTCTAGTGCTGTACACAAATAACATATATTGCATCCAAAttctttttgaactttttttataTGAAGGGAATATACGTACATTATTTGATATTTAGGGACACAATGGGGGAGAATCACCCATAATCCAAACGCAGTGATCCGCTTGTTACAAGCATTGGGATGTATTTCCGTCTGAtttttttgtgcattttttaTATAACAAAAACCACAAGGTTTATACTTTATATCTTTAGTattatgtcttaaaatttttacatGGTTTTCATAACCTTTTGCCTAATAGCTGCTCATTGTCCATCAAGTGGATGTAACAATTCCTTTTCTTGGGCATTCCAGGCATGTCTCAGTTTTTATTGTTGCAAACAATGCTAGAGTGAATATCAGTgtaattttaggataatttggaTTGCTCTTTAGAATCTAAGGCTACATTCCCAGAGGTAGAATTCCTTGGTCAGTGTGTGAGCTGTCCTGCGGCTTTCACTCCACCCTCCCAATTTCTTTCCCCAAAAGCAAGTGCTAAATTACGTTCTACTGTGAGAGTGTGcccaggaagaaggaaaacaaatttttgaTAAACTGGTAGCAATCTGCAACAAGACTCAAAAAGCATGAGCCTTATTAAAGATTGATAAACTCAACTACATTGTATTAGGAAAAGACAACATAGGAATTAGAGCCCATGaagaggaaaagatgctcaatgacgTTAGTAATAAGAGAAATGCAATTTAAGCCAATTAGATACTATTTCACACCCTTCAGATTATCAGGTCTTTCTACATCTACACCTTTATCTCTCTCGTTCCTTCaggaaatgtttactgagcactgagAAGTTGCCGGCCTCCAAGCTACATGCCAGCAACAGAAACGCACAGAGGTTGCAGCTCCCACCGGGGCTACAGGATACAGCTACTCAGGCTGTGCACTGCTCAACTCCAGGGGATGCCCTCACATCATAGCTGCGTGAACAGGGACCCTAGAGCTGCTAAGTGCACAACCTGTACAACCCTCAGAGCCCCGGCCCTGCTTCAGGGAATGAAGAGTCCAGTGAGGAAGCAGAAGTTGCATGGTACCAATCCAGGGGTCCACACTGCGAGGGGCACGAGGGGCTGTGAGGACACCGGgctcaccccaccccctcctctcagAAGGTACTGCCAGTCCTGCCCCAGAAAATAGCCCCTTACCTCCTCCCGCATTCCCACCTCCCCAGACAGTCCTGCGAgtgtcctcccctcctctcttctcccccagAGGAAGGGGCTGCCCTTCTAGtgacccctcctctgcctccactcCATCCTCTCTTTCTCCTGTCTCCTCCAGGGCCTAGATCCAGTAACCATGACACTCCCTTTTCTGTCTCCATTCTCCTCCCCTTGTGACACAGGGATTTACATAAGAAACAGACATTTGGTCCTCCTgcctgtttctggcacagagttctaaaacccttggaatttcctgtaaGAGCAAAGGAGCGTCTTTTAATATCTAGGCTTTGTCCTTGGTTTCTGAAATAGCTCCCGAGCAGCACAGGTCAGAGGAATGTCTTGTTACTCCTCACAGGTCCCTTCAACGACACCTGAGTTTATGCTGACGTGGCAACCGTGGAAAACacccaggctgggctggaggcCAGGGTAACAGAGCACGTGATGAGAGGGGGGAGCTTTCACCCCAACCCCGGAGGGGAGGGGCTAGGGTCGAACCAATCATGTCAAAGGCTGATGACTGGACCCGTCCCGCCCACGTATGGCCCCCATGAGAACCCAGAAATGGCTGCTGCATCGTGAGGGTGCTGGGAGGTGTGGAGCCAGGAGGGGCACGAGGCTCTGcttccccggccccgcccctcaccctgTGCATCCCTTCCAcatggctgttcctgagttacatccttttacAACAAACCAGCAAGTAAActgtttcctgagttctgtgagccactctggcAAATTGATGGACCCAGGGAGTGGGTTCTGTGGGCCCTTATTTCTAGCCAGTggatcagaagcacaggtgacaacctggactggTGATTGGTGTCTGACACCAGGGTGGGAGGGTGTTCTGACAAATGTTAcagcgtggatgaaccttgaggacatgagGCTAAATGCTcaggccagacacaaaagaataaacaCTGTATGGTTCCACTTATATAAGATACCCAGgctagtcaaattcatagacaccAAGTGgaaggctggttgccaggggctgagtggACGGGGAAACAGAGTTACTTTTTATTACTGTTCAgtgggtgcagagtttcagtcTGTGAAGATGAAGAAAGTTCTG is a window of Vicugna pacos chromosome 18, VicPac4, whole genome shotgun sequence DNA encoding:
- the ZNF394 gene encoding zinc finger protein 394 gives rise to the protein MSWSLTASPGRVAAPPLREGPWIVKVEDNSPGGREADLPGDCQDPETSRLRFRRFRYQEVAGPEEALSRLRELCRQWLRPEKHSKEQILELLVLEQFLTILPRELQAWARKRRPESGEEAAALVRALQRALNGTSPKGLVTAQDVAASLTWEEWQYLGPALRDAYREGTLKGCGSTASPGSETGTENRELIPKQETLDEVEPQEQLPGSQERLSCEWGEAHEDRAEEHSGKPSSLKLEHSPEEPGVPGISDLQNGPREERDSKISELGKSIRSSDSVLCQHVQTAESPLLGDGRGDSCKHSLAVVKPHKNIDQEGNRQGPGLLETPRRFPEERPYKCDKCVKGFKQRSDLLKHQRTHTGEKPYKCQECGKRFSQSATLIKHQRTHTGEKPYTCPRCGDRFRQSSHLSRHQRIHLGEKSYRCAQCGGTCRAAHRARHQRAHAGERPYTCEECHKGFKRCSDLAKHQRIHTGEKPYGCSACGKRFSQSATLIKHQRTHTGEKPYRCLECGESFRQSSHLIRHQRIHRNKVPSS